One Desulfovibrio sp. genomic region harbors:
- a CDS encoding TIGR00730 family Rossman fold protein has translation MKSVCVFLGSNPGNSPAYGESAGRLGGLLASRGITLVYGGAKNGLMGMLAQAVVSAGGRVVGVLPGFLKAKELAFEALSEMYEVESMHERKAKMAVLSDGFIAMPGGLGTLEEIFEVATWGQLGLHAKPVGFYNVEGYYDKLSEFLDHMVNHGFLKRPHRANLMCNDDPAELLDLMEAFKPAVLGKWYGLEKS, from the coding sequence GTGAAAAGCGTCTGCGTTTTCCTGGGCTCGAATCCCGGCAATTCCCCCGCGTACGGCGAGTCCGCCGGACGGCTTGGCGGGCTCTTAGCCAGCCGGGGAATCACCCTGGTGTACGGCGGGGCCAAGAACGGGCTCATGGGCATGCTCGCCCAGGCCGTGGTGTCCGCAGGCGGCCGGGTTGTGGGCGTGCTGCCGGGGTTCCTCAAGGCCAAGGAACTGGCCTTCGAGGCCCTGTCCGAGATGTACGAAGTGGAGTCCATGCACGAGCGCAAGGCCAAGATGGCCGTCCTCTCCGACGGCTTCATCGCCATGCCGGGCGGTCTGGGCACCCTGGAGGAGATATTCGAGGTGGCCACCTGGGGGCAGCTTGGACTGCACGCCAAACCCGTGGGATTCTACAACGTCGAGGGGTACTACGACAAACTGAGCGAATTCCTCGACCACATGGTGAACCATGGATTCCTGAAACGCCCGCACCGGGCCAATCTCATGTGCAATGATGATCCGGCTGAACTGTTGGACCTGATGGAGGCCTTCAAACCGGCTGTGCTGGGGAAATGGTACGGGCTGGAAAAATCCTAG
- a CDS encoding VOC family protein, with the protein MALSFEGPAVMVRDMASCRAFYENLLDQKVLFAVGDAYTAYASKFSLWEATGAHAMIFGNQALSEPQNTDAVFELYFESSEIESELEKMRVAKVPFIHELREQPWGQRCFRVRDPEGRIVEIGEPMPLVAKRFLAQGLSFEEVSKRTMLPVEIVRHIAGE; encoded by the coding sequence ATGGCTCTTTCGTTCGAAGGCCCCGCGGTGATGGTGCGCGACATGGCTTCCTGCCGTGCTTTCTACGAGAATCTGCTGGACCAGAAGGTGCTCTTCGCCGTTGGAGACGCGTATACGGCCTATGCCTCGAAGTTCTCTCTCTGGGAGGCCACTGGGGCGCACGCCATGATATTCGGCAACCAGGCTCTTTCAGAACCGCAAAACACCGACGCGGTGTTTGAGCTCTATTTCGAATCGAGTGAGATTGAATCCGAATTGGAAAAAATGCGCGTGGCCAAAGTGCCCTTCATTCATGAACTACGCGAGCAGCCCTGGGGGCAGCGGTGTTTTCGGGTCCGGGACCCGGAGGGCCGCATTGTTGAGATAGGAGAGCCGATGCCCCTCGTGGCGAAACGCTTTTTGGCCCAGGGCCTGAGCTTCGAGGAAGTCAGCAAGCGGACCATGCTGCCTGTGGAGATTGTCAGGCATATCGCCGGAGAATAA
- a CDS encoding leucyl/phenylalanyl-tRNA--protein transferase gives MITLLTTALGFPDPETADPGGLLAVGGDLSIRRLVEAYSHGIFPWYNEDHPILWWSPDPRPILVPNELRLDARFRRYLRGHPFELSVDTDFQAVISACATAERHGQAGTWLTDDMIRAYVRMHHSGYAHSIECRLHGRLVGGIYGVAVGRAFFGESMFHDVGQASKVALVHLVLLLEKLKYSFMDCQQSTPHVMRLGAREIPRLKFTRLVEAAAALPGEIEGWRSQPWWNDPIKRREFLHAR, from the coding sequence GTGATCACTTTGCTCACTACAGCGCTGGGTTTTCCCGATCCGGAAACCGCCGACCCCGGGGGCCTTCTTGCCGTTGGCGGGGACTTGAGCATTCGGAGGCTTGTGGAGGCCTACAGCCACGGCATCTTCCCCTGGTACAACGAGGACCACCCCATACTGTGGTGGTCTCCCGACCCCCGCCCCATCCTGGTGCCGAACGAGCTCAGGCTCGACGCCAGATTTCGCCGCTACCTTCGCGGCCACCCCTTTGAACTCTCCGTCGACACCGACTTCCAGGCCGTTATCAGCGCCTGCGCCACGGCGGAACGCCATGGCCAGGCGGGCACCTGGCTCACGGACGACATGATCCGGGCATACGTCCGGATGCACCATTCCGGCTACGCCCACAGCATCGAGTGCCGCCTTCATGGCCGCCTGGTGGGCGGCATCTACGGCGTGGCCGTGGGCCGGGCGTTCTTTGGGGAATCCATGTTCCACGACGTGGGCCAGGCCTCCAAGGTGGCCTTGGTGCACCTGGTCTTGCTGCTGGAAAAGTTAAAGTACAGCTTTATGGATTGCCAGCAGTCCACGCCCCATGTGATGCGCCTTGGAGCGCGGGAAATCCCGCGGCTCAAGTTCACCAGGCTGGTGGAAGCGGCGGCCGCTCTGCCCGGTGAAATCGAAGGCTGGAGGAGCCAGCCGTGGTGGAACGATCCCATAAAACGTAGGGAGTTTTTGCATGCCAGATGA
- a CDS encoding flagellar motor protein MotB: MSKNKPAPIIVKKEEDSHGGHHGGSWKVAYADFVTAMMALFLLLWLTMALKPQQKEQLSAFFQDQELPKREKPTETVVMPTYIAKDVQQGTPQFKLSQEEKFKYEVALMIKQLMDNNPNMKQNSGISSDKIGVLLHVNNAVMFQPGSAVMKPEGYKLLDDVVQVLKKIKVDLVVRGHTDDIEIGANGLARFELSALRAATCVRYIVEKGGIPTTRVKAAAYADSQPITPNTTDQNRAINRRVEFLYHSQEMSNLY, from the coding sequence ATGTCGAAAAACAAACCCGCTCCGATAATCGTCAAGAAGGAAGAAGACAGCCACGGCGGACACCACGGCGGCAGCTGGAAGGTGGCCTACGCGGACTTTGTCACGGCCATGATGGCCCTTTTCCTGCTTCTGTGGCTCACCATGGCTTTGAAGCCCCAGCAGAAAGAACAGCTCTCGGCCTTCTTCCAGGACCAGGAGCTCCCCAAGCGCGAAAAACCCACCGAAACCGTGGTCATGCCCACCTACATCGCCAAGGACGTGCAGCAGGGCACTCCGCAGTTCAAGCTCTCCCAGGAAGAGAAATTCAAGTACGAAGTGGCCCTGATGATCAAGCAGCTCATGGACAACAACCCCAACATGAAGCAGAATTCCGGCATCAGCTCGGATAAGATCGGGGTGCTTCTGCATGTGAACAATGCCGTCATGTTCCAGCCCGGATCGGCCGTGATGAAGCCGGAGGGCTACAAGCTCCTGGACGATGTGGTTCAGGTGCTCAAAAAAATCAAAGTCGACCTGGTGGTGCGGGGACACACGGACGATATTGAAATTGGCGCCAACGGCCTGGCGCGGTTCGAGCTGTCCGCTCTTCGCGCCGCCACCTGCGTGCGCTACATCGTGGAGAAGGGCGGCATTCCGACCACGCGCGTCAAAGCGGCCGCCTATGCCGACAGCCAGCCCATCACCCCCAACACCACCGACCAAAACCGAGCCATCAACCGCCGGGTGGAATTTCTGTACCACTCCCAGGAGATGTCTAACCTCTATTGA
- a CDS encoding tyrosine recombinase XerC has protein sequence MSSTNASPDTPLPEHAQAYLARLAIEKGYARATLLAYESDLKYFENYLNSRGRTLAAPKDLTRRDLQGFLAEQHRARQAKTSMSRRLSCLRGFFKHLVRQKVLVKNPAEGLSNPKLSKPHPKSLNVDQAFALLDTPGTGGDPEALRDAALAELLYGSGLRVSEAIGLKLNDLDISSRIARVMGKGSKERLAPLSDTAAAALKAYLGVRHAFSPAPAEQAVFLGLRGGPLQRRQANRILEALSASAGLPTAVSPHVLRHSFASHMLQSGADMRAVQELLGHARLSTTQRYTHLNLDQLAKAYDQAHPRAKGTRDKEDS, from the coding sequence ATGTCCTCGACAAACGCCAGCCCTGACACGCCGCTTCCCGAGCACGCCCAGGCCTACCTCGCCAGGCTGGCCATCGAGAAGGGCTATGCCAGGGCCACGCTTCTGGCCTACGAGTCCGACCTCAAATACTTCGAGAACTACTTGAACAGTCGCGGCCGGACGCTGGCCGCTCCCAAGGATTTGACCCGCCGGGATCTCCAGGGATTCCTGGCCGAACAGCACAGGGCCCGCCAGGCCAAGACCTCCATGTCCAGAAGGCTTTCCTGTTTGCGCGGCTTCTTCAAGCATCTTGTCCGCCAGAAAGTTCTCGTGAAAAACCCGGCCGAGGGGCTTTCCAACCCGAAGCTCTCCAAGCCGCACCCCAAGAGCCTCAACGTGGACCAGGCTTTCGCCCTGCTGGACACCCCTGGCACGGGAGGCGACCCGGAGGCGCTGCGCGACGCCGCACTGGCGGAACTGCTCTATGGCTCAGGCCTTCGAGTGAGCGAGGCCATAGGCCTGAAACTCAATGATCTGGACATTTCCTCGCGGATTGCGCGCGTTATGGGCAAGGGCAGCAAGGAACGCCTGGCCCCCCTGTCCGACACGGCGGCAGCGGCATTGAAGGCCTATCTTGGCGTGCGCCACGCCTTTTCGCCAGCTCCCGCAGAACAGGCGGTGTTCCTGGGGCTTCGCGGCGGCCCCTTGCAGCGCCGGCAGGCAAACAGGATACTGGAAGCCTTAAGCGCCAGCGCCGGGCTGCCCACTGCTGTGAGCCCGCACGTTTTGCGGCACAGCTTCGCCAGCCACATGCTCCAATCCGGTGCGGACATGCGCGCGGTTCAGGAGCTCCTGGGCCATGCCCGTCTGTCCACCACGCAGCGCTACACGCACCTGAACCTGGACCAGCTGGCCAAGGCGTACGACCAGGCGCACCCAAGGGCCAAGGGAACACGCGACAAAGAAGATTCATAA
- a CDS encoding diguanylate cyclase, which translates to MTAQDACRLPRPQKVYLLSADVGLKKTLSELWDDGQLEIVHFDRGRGAIEVLFNELPDLLIVDHDLPDMPGLDVVNLVKSENVYRQLPVILAIREESLLEGADWCFAEVDDLIIVPSSPARVKARVFLTITRASRAFDANPLSKLPGNTSIIQRIQEMIDRQEDFALAYADLDYFKSFNDKYGFSRGDEILMMTARVIVNTIRGFSEVRSFVGHIGGDDFVFILPPDKVELACQRVVDNFDSIVPHFYDEDDRAKGYIQSTDREGNMRTFPLMAISIAVVFNVGGRLKHYGEASQIAMTLKKKAKENPKSSYVLDKRQP; encoded by the coding sequence ATGACAGCCCAGGACGCCTGCCGCCTGCCACGCCCCCAGAAGGTCTATCTTCTTTCGGCCGATGTGGGTCTTAAAAAGACCCTTTCGGAACTCTGGGACGACGGCCAGCTGGAGATTGTCCATTTCGACCGGGGCAGGGGGGCCATAGAGGTCCTCTTCAACGAGCTTCCCGATCTCCTCATTGTGGACCACGACCTGCCGGACATGCCCGGGCTTGACGTGGTGAACCTGGTCAAGAGCGAGAACGTCTACCGCCAGCTCCCGGTGATTCTGGCCATCAGGGAAGAGAGCCTGCTCGAAGGGGCGGACTGGTGCTTCGCCGAAGTGGACGACCTCATCATCGTCCCCTCCAGCCCGGCCAGGGTGAAGGCCCGCGTGTTTTTGACCATAACCCGCGCCTCCAGAGCCTTCGACGCCAACCCCCTTTCCAAACTGCCGGGCAACACCTCCATCATTCAGCGCATCCAGGAGATGATCGACCGCCAGGAGGACTTCGCCCTGGCCTATGCTGACCTGGATTACTTCAAGAGCTTCAACGACAAGTACGGGTTCTCGCGCGGCGACGAGATCCTCATGATGACCGCGCGGGTCATCGTGAACACCATTCGCGGGTTCTCAGAAGTCCGCTCCTTTGTGGGACACATCGGTGGGGACGATTTCGTGTTCATCCTGCCCCCCGACAAGGTGGAGCTGGCCTGCCAGCGCGTGGTGGACAACTTCGACTCCATCGTGCCCCATTTCTACGACGAGGACGACCGGGCCAAGGGCTACATCCAGTCCACGGACCGCGAGGGCAACATGCGCACCTTTCCGCTCATGGCCATATCCATCGCCGTGGTCTTCAACGTGGGAGGCCGCCTCAAGCACTATGGCGAGGCCTCCCAGATCGCCATGACGCTCAAGAAAAAGGCCAAGGAGAACCCCAAGAGCTCCTATGTCCTCGACAAACGCCAGCCCTGA
- a CDS encoding HDOD domain-containing protein codes for MVEDLKLERKDQILAVKDLPTLPKVLDEVSRLVKDPDSSTEQIAKLIAMDQVLSAKVLKMVNSPIYGFPGRISSIHHALVLLGFNVLRGVIVSTSVMDMMNQAMVGLWEHSVGCALASSTIARFVGLKDVEDISVAGLLHDLGKVVTAVQLPDMKVGIDAMVKEKDLTYLDAEKAFMGFGHDRVNAWIADHWKLPPSIKEGMSYHHKPQLARTYPEVACCVHLGDFMVRVFEYGSGGDDNVLYLEPEALKKLKLKSSDVETILDQLCEQFLDIADLSFV; via the coding sequence ATGGTCGAGGACCTGAAACTCGAGCGCAAGGATCAGATCCTGGCGGTCAAAGACCTGCCGACCCTGCCCAAGGTGTTGGACGAGGTGTCCCGCCTGGTGAAGGACCCGGATTCCTCCACCGAGCAGATCGCCAAGCTCATCGCCATGGACCAGGTGCTCTCGGCCAAAGTCTTGAAGATGGTCAACTCGCCCATCTACGGATTTCCAGGCCGCATAAGCTCCATTCACCACGCCCTGGTGCTTCTGGGGTTCAACGTCCTGCGCGGGGTCATCGTCTCCACGTCGGTGATGGACATGATGAACCAGGCCATGGTGGGCCTGTGGGAGCACTCGGTGGGGTGCGCCCTGGCCAGCTCCACCATCGCCCGTTTCGTCGGGCTAAAAGACGTCGAGGACATTTCCGTGGCCGGGCTCCTGCACGACCTGGGCAAGGTGGTCACGGCCGTGCAGTTGCCGGATATGAAGGTGGGTATCGACGCAATGGTCAAGGAGAAGGACCTCACCTATCTGGATGCCGAGAAGGCCTTCATGGGCTTCGGACACGACCGGGTGAACGCCTGGATCGCGGACCACTGGAAGCTGCCCCCCAGCATCAAGGAAGGCATGAGCTACCACCACAAGCCCCAGCTGGCCCGCACATACCCCGAAGTGGCCTGCTGCGTGCACCTGGGCGACTTCATGGTGCGCGTGTTCGAGTACGGCTCCGGCGGCGACGACAACGTGCTCTACCTTGAGCCCGAAGCCCTCAAGAAGCTCAAGCTCAAATCCAGCGACGTCGAAACCATCCTCGACCAGCTCTGCGAACAATTCCTGGATATCGCCGACCTGAGCTTCGTCTGA
- the dprA gene encoding DNA-protecting protein DprA: MSERTRQEFWASLCLKHSPGLGPRTSKKILERFGSAAKAVDNAARWQGMGLATSAQLQSFLAQSWLSQAQDELAVAHDKGIDVLLWSDPRYPERLREIPDPPVFLYAIGDLGLLDFPGVAMVGSRDSSRYGIELARRIAVDLSAAGITVISGMAHGIDREAHLGGLSGPGSSIAVMGTGPDLIYPASNRDLWRELAGKGLVLSEFPPGTKPLAANFPKRNRIISGLSLGVLVVEASTRSGSLITARLAMEQGREVFALPGPVSLPSYRGCHEIINKGAKLIHGAEDILLEIKPQLEAFLARQGHPKISPSARPVSEQASLLPARSAARAPQARSGPDERASRRAKSQSSSAGGPGLDPAQLCAASHIVPGQQASSSLEETVAGHLEALGATHIDSLCRVLGKDASEMSRTLVVLELKGVVRRLPGGYYLSA; this comes from the coding sequence GTGTCCGAGCGCACGCGCCAGGAGTTTTGGGCCAGCCTGTGCCTCAAACATTCGCCCGGGCTCGGGCCGCGCACGTCCAAAAAAATCCTCGAACGCTTCGGGAGCGCGGCCAAGGCCGTGGACAATGCCGCACGCTGGCAAGGCATGGGCCTTGCTACTTCAGCGCAATTGCAGTCTTTTCTCGCCCAGTCCTGGCTTTCTCAGGCCCAGGATGAACTGGCCGTTGCGCATGACAAGGGCATCGACGTCCTGCTCTGGTCCGATCCGCGCTACCCGGAACGCTTGAGGGAGATCCCCGACCCTCCGGTATTCCTCTACGCCATTGGCGACCTGGGGCTACTGGATTTTCCAGGCGTGGCCATGGTCGGCTCCAGGGATTCTTCCCGCTACGGCATCGAACTGGCCCGCCGCATCGCCGTGGATCTTTCCGCTGCGGGGATCACGGTCATTTCCGGAATGGCCCACGGCATCGATCGGGAAGCGCATCTGGGAGGCCTCTCCGGCCCGGGCAGCTCCATCGCGGTGATGGGCACAGGCCCGGACCTCATCTATCCCGCTTCCAACCGCGACCTGTGGCGCGAGCTCGCGGGCAAGGGGCTGGTGCTCTCTGAATTTCCTCCCGGCACGAAGCCGCTTGCGGCCAATTTCCCCAAGCGAAACCGCATAATAAGCGGACTCTCCCTGGGAGTTCTTGTGGTGGAGGCCAGCACCCGCTCGGGCAGCCTCATCACCGCCAGGCTGGCCATGGAGCAGGGCAGGGAGGTCTTCGCCCTGCCGGGGCCGGTGTCCCTGCCGAGCTACCGGGGCTGCCACGAGATCATCAACAAAGGGGCCAAGCTCATCCACGGGGCCGAGGACATCCTCTTGGAAATAAAACCTCAGCTGGAAGCCTTTCTGGCCCGGCAAGGGCACCCGAAAATATCGCCTTCGGCCCGCCCCGTGAGTGAACAGGCCAGCCTCTTGCCCGCGCGTTCCGCCGCAAGAGCGCCGCAAGCGCGTTCGGGGCCGGACGAAAGGGCTTCCAGGCGCGCAAAGTCCCAGTCTTCATCCGCTGGCGGCCCCGGCCTCGACCCCGCGCAGCTTTGCGCCGCTTCCCACATTGTACCCGGACAGCAGGCGTCCTCTTCGTTGGAAGAGACTGTGGCCGGGCATCTTGAGGCCCTGGGGGCCACGCATATCGACTCGCTCTGCCGCGTGCTCGGCAAGGATGCCTCGGAAATGAGCCGCACTTTGGTAGTGCTCGAACTGAAAGGGGTTGTGCGCAGGCTTCCCGGTGGGTACTATCTCTCAGCTTGA
- a CDS encoding tetratricopeptide repeat protein: MKRLSLTVLALTLAFSGCAQNKGKVAKEAAQPSRVDTLEASFSRFQEQQRARDADIDYKLREIATRLDKLGSGQAPAPKATKGKERKPVAASASRQPIVAGQVIPYSQLSGTAPAQTPMPAQVQQSPSAPQPVSAQPAAVQPAPQPLPALQPPVVTLGESAGRLQPATLMQARQPMPVSAPRSAKEKTSARTPQPVSGLTQPAPVSPAPAPAPHQAKAPATAAASPQTTDMQEQLLYTEALRSVSANKNDEGRKKFNDFLAKYPSSSKTPEALYWIGESYMGDKSYNQAILAFKEVTTRFPKDSKSAESLYRIADAYERLGDKSNAVFHLKMLVDENPNSEFAGKAKQKLKQLGQ, translated from the coding sequence GTGAAACGATTAAGCCTGACCGTCCTGGCGTTGACGCTTGCCTTCTCCGGTTGTGCCCAAAACAAGGGCAAAGTCGCCAAGGAAGCCGCCCAGCCTTCCCGAGTGGACACTCTTGAAGCCAGTTTTTCCCGCTTCCAGGAGCAGCAGCGCGCCAGGGACGCCGACATCGACTACAAGCTCCGCGAGATAGCCACCCGCCTGGACAAGCTCGGTTCCGGCCAGGCTCCGGCCCCAAAAGCCACCAAAGGCAAAGAGCGCAAACCCGTTGCCGCAAGCGCCTCCCGCCAGCCCATCGTCGCCGGCCAGGTGATTCCGTATTCCCAGCTTTCGGGCACGGCCCCCGCCCAGACGCCCATGCCGGCCCAGGTGCAACAGTCTCCCTCGGCTCCCCAGCCGGTTTCAGCGCAGCCCGCGGCTGTTCAGCCCGCGCCGCAGCCTCTGCCCGCGTTGCAACCGCCTGTGGTCACGCTCGGAGAGTCCGCAGGAAGGCTTCAGCCCGCGACCCTGATGCAGGCCAGGCAGCCGATGCCGGTGTCCGCACCTCGCTCCGCCAAGGAAAAAACCTCGGCCCGCACACCGCAGCCCGTGAGCGGCCTGACCCAGCCCGCGCCTGTTTCCCCCGCGCCAGCCCCGGCGCCTCACCAGGCCAAGGCGCCCGCAACCGCCGCTGCCTCCCCCCAGACCACGGACATGCAGGAGCAGCTTCTCTACACCGAAGCGCTCCGGTCGGTCTCGGCCAACAAAAACGACGAGGGGCGCAAGAAATTCAATGACTTCCTGGCCAAATACCCAAGCTCCTCCAAGACTCCCGAGGCCCTCTACTGGATCGGGGAGAGCTACATGGGCGACAAAAGCTACAACCAGGCCATTCTGGCCTTCAAGGAAGTCACCACCCGGTTCCCCAAGGATTCCAAATCAGCCGAATCCCTTTATCGCATCGCGGACGCCTACGAACGCCTGGGCGACAAGTCCAATGCCGTATTCCACTTGAAGATGCTGGTGGATGAGAACCCCAACTCCGAATTCGCCGGGAAAGCCAAACAGAAGCTGAAGCAGCTGGGCCAGTAA
- a CDS encoding Hpt domain-containing protein encodes MSQDFMDPELFADFIVEAKEHLETIEPNLLELEKNPDNLSLLNEIFRPMHSLKGASGFLGLNHINGLAHRAENILDELRKGNIAVTAAIMDVILAATDALRTMIDNLETQGVEGDVETASIIQRIEAILAGESLPDSAPAADPVPEEPDLAPSAPLEEDTVSSENKPPVSEGRGFIMPEIVETGPAYDLQAIGEGHLNDFLEEALEIIENLNSSLLELEKDPTAGGDLVNDTFRYFHNLKGNSGIIGHKELNALTHEAETLLNKVRKGEMTPTPRMIDLLLGTVDTMETLVSKIDAKHNQATPLDISFLVEKLQQAVATGDVDFGEHAAPEAEAVAPEEPVEAAPEEAPVQPEEAPEEAPEEAPEEAQAQDEETKPASSSEHDDEDNEIFEETVNHQLANIHLALEELAKDGSNKDYIDGLYRSLDTLRNSTGYMGLDEIKTYAERTAGMVDQARKSGLDFELMLDILKQECAIIEDMIKAVLKTLKGGGATEETAPVAQPAEAAPDKAEAVVADKPKPKAEKKPKPEPKPEPKPEPKPEPKPEPKPEPKPEPKPEPEPEPKPEPKPAPKPAPKAEPAPPPAPAAAAGGQGQPAAKVSSTIRVDHEKLDHLMNLIGELIINRNRYALLARSLEEGKLDVQAIAQQLTETTYAMARLSDDLQDTIMKVRMVPVSSVFSRFPRLVRDLSRKSGKEVELIMEGEETELDKSVVEVIGDPLVHLIRNSVDHGLETEEARLAAGKSAIGKVWLRAYHRGNSVAIEVEDEGKGIDPAKMREVGIRKGLVTPEEAKNLDDRDALELIFMPGFSSAETITDISGRGVGMDVVRTNIKNLKGTVSVTSEVGKGTKFTMALPLTLAIIDALMVMVGEQIYAIPLDAVSETTKIEVKRMTEVNKRKAVTLRGEVLGIIELREILELPPPEDEEKEIVSMVILQDNDRRLGVIVDKLLERQEVVIKPLGSYLSEFDMRGLSGATIMGDGSVVLILDPHEIYLMATSQRSSASL; translated from the coding sequence ATGAGCCAAGATTTCATGGATCCGGAACTCTTCGCCGATTTCATCGTCGAAGCAAAAGAACATCTTGAAACCATCGAGCCGAACCTGCTCGAGTTGGAAAAGAATCCGGACAATCTTAGCTTGTTGAACGAGATATTCCGGCCCATGCACTCCCTCAAAGGGGCATCCGGCTTCCTTGGCCTCAATCATATCAACGGCCTGGCCCACCGTGCCGAGAACATTCTGGACGAGTTGCGCAAGGGCAACATAGCCGTGACCGCGGCGATCATGGATGTGATTCTCGCGGCAACCGACGCCTTGCGCACCATGATCGACAACCTGGAGACACAGGGAGTCGAGGGCGATGTCGAAACAGCATCCATTATCCAGCGCATCGAAGCGATTCTGGCAGGAGAGAGCCTGCCGGATTCAGCCCCGGCGGCGGATCCGGTTCCTGAAGAGCCCGACCTTGCCCCGAGCGCTCCCTTAGAGGAGGACACCGTGAGCAGTGAAAACAAGCCTCCTGTGAGCGAAGGGCGCGGATTCATAATGCCCGAAATTGTCGAAACCGGGCCTGCGTATGATCTTCAGGCAATAGGCGAAGGACACCTCAACGACTTCCTTGAAGAAGCTCTCGAAATAATTGAAAATCTCAATTCTTCGCTTCTCGAACTGGAAAAAGACCCCACCGCCGGCGGGGATTTGGTCAACGACACCTTCAGGTATTTTCACAATCTCAAGGGAAACTCCGGGATCATAGGCCACAAGGAGCTCAACGCGCTCACCCATGAGGCCGAAACCTTGCTCAACAAGGTGCGCAAAGGGGAAATGACCCCGACCCCGCGCATGATCGACCTGCTGCTTGGCACTGTGGACACCATGGAGACCCTGGTCTCCAAGATCGACGCGAAACACAACCAGGCGACGCCCCTGGACATCTCCTTTCTGGTGGAAAAACTGCAGCAGGCCGTGGCCACGGGAGACGTGGACTTTGGCGAGCATGCCGCTCCAGAGGCCGAAGCGGTAGCGCCTGAAGAACCTGTGGAAGCAGCGCCCGAAGAGGCGCCGGTCCAACCTGAAGAAGCCCCTGAAGAAGCCCCTGAAGAGGCCCCCGAAGAGGCGCAGGCCCAAGACGAGGAGACGAAACCCGCTTCCTCTTCAGAGCACGACGACGAAGACAACGAGATTTTCGAGGAGACCGTCAACCATCAGCTGGCCAATATCCACCTGGCCCTGGAGGAGTTGGCCAAGGACGGCTCCAACAAGGATTATATCGACGGCTTGTACCGCTCGCTCGACACCCTGCGCAATTCGACAGGCTACATGGGCCTTGACGAGATAAAGACCTACGCCGAGCGCACGGCAGGAATGGTGGACCAGGCCCGGAAATCCGGTTTGGACTTCGAGTTGATGCTGGACATTCTCAAGCAGGAATGTGCCATCATCGAAGATATGATCAAGGCTGTGCTGAAAACGCTCAAGGGCGGCGGGGCTACGGAAGAGACAGCTCCCGTGGCGCAGCCTGCCGAGGCCGCACCGGATAAGGCCGAGGCCGTTGTTGCGGACAAGCCCAAGCCCAAGGCTGAGAAAAAGCCCAAACCCGAGCCCAAACCTGAGCCCAAGCCTGAGCCCAAACCTGAGCCCAAGCCTGAGCCCAAGCCTGAGCCCAAGCCTGAGCCCAAGCCTGAGCCTGAGCCCGAACCTAAGCCCGAGCCCAAGCCGGCTCCAAAGCCTGCTCCCAAGGCCGAGCCGGCTCCGCCTCCAGCACCCGCGGCTGCCGCGGGGGGTCAAGGTCAACCGGCTGCAAAGGTTTCGTCCACCATCCGGGTTGACCACGAGAAGCTTGACCACCTCATGAACCTGATCGGCGAGCTTATCATCAACCGGAACCGGTACGCCCTCCTGGCCAGATCACTGGAAGAGGGCAAGCTGGACGTCCAGGCCATAGCCCAGCAGCTCACCGAGACCACCTACGCCATGGCCAGGCTCTCGGACGACCTTCAGGACACCATCATGAAGGTCCGCATGGTGCCGGTTTCCTCGGTGTTCTCCCGCTTCCCGCGCCTGGTGCGGGACCTTTCGCGCAAATCCGGCAAGGAAGTGGAACTCATCATGGAAGGTGAGGAAACCGAGCTGGACAAGTCCGTGGTGGAGGTCATCGGCGACCCGCTGGTGCACCTTATCCGAAACAGCGTCGACCACGGCCTGGAAACCGAAGAAGCCCGCCTGGCCGCGGGCAAGTCGGCCATCGGCAAGGTCTGGCTGCGCGCCTATCACCGCGGCAATTCCGTGGCCATCGAGGTCGAGGACGAAGGCAAGGGCATCGATCCGGCCAAGATGCGCGAAGTGGGCATCCGCAAAGGCCTCGTCACCCCTGAGGAAGCCAAGAACCTGGACGACCGCGACGCCCTGGAGCTCATCTTCATGCCGGGCTTCTCCTCGGCCGAGACCATCACCGACATTTCGGGACGCGGCGTGGGCATGGACGTGGTCCGCACCAACATCAAGAACCTCAAGGGCACCGTGAGCGTGACCAGCGAGGTGGGCAAGGGCACCAAGTTCACCATGGCCCTGCCCCTGACCCTGGCCATCATCGACGCGCTCATGGTCATGGTGGGCGAACAGATCTACGCCATTCCGCTCGACGCCGTCTCCGAGACCACCAAGATCGAAGTCAAGCGCATGACCGAGGTCAACAAGCGCAAGGCCGTCACCCTGCGCGGCGAAGTGCTTGGCATCATAGAGCTTCGCGAAATCCTGGAGCTTCCCCCGCCCGAGGACGAGGAGAAGGAGATCGTCTCCATGGTCATCCTCCAGGACAACGACCGCCGATTGGGCGTTATCGTGGACAAGCTCCTGGAACGTCAGGAAGTGGTTATCAAGCCCCTGGGCTCCTACCTCTCGGAGTTCGACATGCGCGGCCTCTCCGGCGCCACCATCATGGGCGACGGATCGGTGGTGCTCATCCTTGACCCGCACGAGATATACCTCATGGCCACCTCGCAGCGCAGTTCGGCCAGTCTCTGA